From a region of the Calonectris borealis chromosome 2, bCalBor7.hap1.2, whole genome shotgun sequence genome:
- the CRH gene encoding corticoliberin has product MKIPLLVSTGILLVALLPCQECRALSKSPVAAHGALHQPDFFQQQQQQQQTLPVLLRMGEEYFLRLGNLNKRPVGSFSASSSSTSHLQPEASASNFFRAAVQQLQPLPERSLGSPEEGEAEGEAVEREKRSEEPPISLDLTFHLLREVLEMARAEQLAQQAHSNRKLMEIIGK; this is encoded by the coding sequence ATGAAGATCCCGCTGCTGGTCTCCACGGGAATCCTGCTGGtcgccctcctgccctgccaggagTGCAGAGCCCTCAGCAAGAGCCCGGTAGCCGCCCACGGGGCTCTGCACCAGCCAGatttcttccagcagcagcagcagcagcagcaaactctGCCCGTCCTGCTCCGCATGGGAGAAGAGTATTTCCTGCGCCTGGGCAACCTCAACAAGAGACCCGTTGGCTCTTTCTCCGCCTCTtccagcagcaccagccaccTACAGCCCGAAGCCTCCGCCAGCAACTTTTTCCGGGCGGCGGTGCAACAGCTGCAGCCGTTGCCCGAGCGCTCGCTGGGGAGCCCCGAGGAGGGCGAAGCCGAGGGTGAGGCCGTGGAGAGGGAGAAGCGATCCGAGGAGCCCCCTATTTCTCTGGATCTGACTTTCCACCTCCTGCGAGAAGTCTTGGAGATGGCCCGAGCCGAGCAGTTAGCGCAGCAAGCTCACAGCAACAGGAAACTGATGGAGATAATCGGGAAATGA